The following proteins are encoded in a genomic region of Mycobacteriales bacterium:
- a CDS encoding NADH-quinone oxidoreductase subunit D gives MTTESETYTSTYESSDPYGGNSPEAEGRVFTVGGGDWDEIVDAIDPDVSERIVVNMGPQHPSTHGVLRLVLELEGETVAQIRPVIGYLHTGIEKNMEYRNWTQAVTFITRCDYLSPLFNETTYCLGVERLLDIEDQIPERVKVLRVLVLELQRISSHLVWLATGGMEIGAITMMLLGFREREKILQILEMITGLRMNHAYVRPGGVAQDLPAGAVDAIREFIPDMYRRIDEYEDLLSANPIWLARLSGVGYLDTSSCMQLGVTGPLLRASGLAWDLRKEMPYLDYETYDFNVVTESAGDCYARYLVRINEMRESLKIIEQALDRLRPGPTMVEDKKIAWPAQLALGSDGLGNSLDHIRNIMGTSMEALIHHFKLVTEGFRVPAGQAYVPIESPRGELGAHVVSDGGTRPFRVHLRDPSFVNLQAVPAVSEGGMISDVVAAVASIDPVMGGVDR, from the coding sequence ATGACTACCGAGTCCGAGACCTACACCAGCACGTACGAGTCGAGCGACCCGTACGGCGGCAACTCGCCGGAAGCGGAGGGCCGCGTCTTCACCGTCGGCGGCGGCGACTGGGACGAGATCGTCGACGCGATCGACCCGGACGTGAGCGAGCGCATCGTCGTCAACATGGGGCCCCAGCACCCGTCGACCCACGGCGTCCTGCGCCTGGTGCTCGAGCTCGAGGGCGAGACGGTGGCGCAGATCCGCCCGGTCATCGGCTACCTGCACACCGGCATCGAGAAGAACATGGAGTACCGCAACTGGACCCAGGCGGTCACCTTCATCACGCGATGCGACTACCTCTCGCCGCTGTTCAACGAGACGACGTACTGCCTGGGTGTCGAGCGGCTGCTCGACATCGAGGACCAGATCCCGGAGCGGGTCAAGGTCCTGCGCGTCCTCGTCCTCGAGCTGCAGCGGATCTCCTCTCACCTGGTCTGGCTCGCGACCGGCGGCATGGAGATCGGCGCGATCACGATGATGCTGCTCGGGTTCCGGGAGCGGGAGAAGATCCTGCAGATCCTGGAGATGATCACCGGGCTGCGGATGAACCACGCCTACGTGCGCCCGGGCGGGGTCGCCCAAGACCTGCCGGCGGGCGCGGTCGACGCGATCCGCGAGTTCATCCCCGACATGTACCGGCGCATCGACGAGTACGAAGACCTGCTCTCGGCGAACCCGATCTGGCTGGCGCGGCTGTCCGGCGTGGGCTACCTCGACACCTCCTCGTGCATGCAGCTCGGGGTGACCGGGCCGCTGCTGCGAGCGTCCGGCCTGGCCTGGGACCTCCGCAAGGAGATGCCCTACCTCGACTACGAGACCTACGACTTCAACGTCGTCACGGAGTCCGCGGGCGACTGCTACGCGCGCTACCTGGTGCGGATCAACGAGATGCGAGAGTCGCTCAAGATCATCGAGCAGGCGCTGGACCGGCTGCGCCCGGGCCCGACGATGGTCGAGGACAAGAAGATCGCGTGGCCGGCACAGCTTGCGCTCGGCTCCGACGGGCTGGGCAACTCCCTCGACCACATCCGCAACATCATGGGTACGTCGATGGAAGCGCTCATCCATCACTTCAAGCTGGTCACCGAAGGCTTCCGGGTGCCAGCCGGGCAGGCGTACGTGCCGATCGAGTCACCGCGCGGCGAGCTCGGCGCGCACGTGGTCTCCGACGGCGGAACGCGGCCGTTCCGCGTGCACCTGCGCGACCCAAGCTTCGTCAACCTGCAAGCGGTGCCGGCGGTGTCCGAGGGCGGCATGATCTCCGACGTCGTCGCGGCGGTCGCAAGCATCGACCCCGTCATGGGTGGAGTGGACAGATAG